The following are from one region of the Streptomyces showdoensis genome:
- a CDS encoding DUF6479 family protein — MTAYAGFPTLASAGSNGVLFAVVIGVVVVAVLLGAFWWGSRRVARRRASAADASRADTRAARGSWSTPDGRDGGDTDR; from the coding sequence ATGACTGCTTACGCAGGTTTCCCGACGCTCGCGTCGGCCGGTTCCAACGGAGTGCTCTTCGCGGTCGTCATTGGGGTGGTCGTCGTAGCGGTCCTCCTCGGCGCGTTCTGGTGGGGCAGCCGCCGAGTGGCCCGCCGTCGGGCGTCGGCCGCCGACGCCTCCCGGGCGGACACCAGAGCGGCTCGCGGTTCCTGGTCGACGCCCGACGGCCGCGACGGCGGGGACACGGACCGCTGA